The Alicyclobacillus macrosporangiidus CPP55 genome segment TACTCATGGGCGCGGTGCACCGGATTTCTCGTCTGGAAGCCGACGACGGTGCGCCAACCGCGCTGTTGGAATGCCTGCCGTGTCTCCCGCGGATCGAGACAGAACGCAGAGAACGCCTCCGGCTGCCGGCGGTTCAGCACCCACACCGGGCCAGCCGCGTACATCTCCGGCCGTTGATACAGCTTGCGGACCCCCGGATGCGCCTCGTCGGTCGTGCGGTACACAAGTTCCGCCTCCCGGCGCTTCTCGTACGGATAGATCTGGGTGACCTCGAGGATGCCGTAGACGACGTCGTCCTCCTGGCCGACCAGGGCCACCCGCTCACCGGGGCGCAGCCGCCGGGCCAAGGCCGGGTCGACCGGCAGCGTGATCGGAATCGGCCACACCAGGCCGTTGGACAGGTGCATGGATTCGAGCACGGCGTCGTAGTCCTCTCGGCGCATGAAGCCTGTCAATGGCGAGAACGCCCCGATGCCGATGAGTTCCAGGTCTGAGAGAGACCAGTCCGTCAGCGGGATCCGCCGCAACTCCCGGCTCTCTTCCAGCGCCTCCCGGCGCGCCTCACCGGTGAGCATGCGGTTCACCAGGGCACCGCCGTGGGCGGGGATCGTATCCGTCATCGTCAGCGCCTCCTTGTGTCATGTCACGGTTCTGTCCGCATCGTCGATACGGACGCTGGACGCGTCACTTCAGTAGGTTGTAGCTCGACCAAGACAGCAGCGTCATCAATCCGACGCGCACCACTGGCTCCGGCACACGGACGATGAGCCGGCTGCCCATGAGGATGCCGGGCACGGATCCTACAAGCAGGCTGACGACCATCCGCAGATCGACGTTGCCAAAGGCCAGATGGGCGAGCCCCGCCACACCGGTCACGAGCACACCGGCGGCGATGTCGGTGCCAACCAGCCGCGAGGCCGACAGGGACGAGATCATCGCCAGAACCGAGACGAACAGCGCCCCCGATCCCACCGAGGTCAGGCCCACCAGAAACCCAGCGGCGAGGCCGAGGACAGAGAGCGCCACACGCGGCACCCGCCCGGGGGCGATGGGCGCAGTGCCGCGGCGCTTGCGCCACCAGCGCCAGGCCATCGCCAGCACAATCAGGATGTACATCCCGCCGAGCATCTGTCCGATCACGCGGTCCGCGGCGTCTATCGCAACCTGATGCTCCAGGTACCGAACCACGAGCGATCCCATCAGCGCACCGGGAATGGATCCGAGGGACATCCAGCCGAGTATCCTGAAATCCACCGTCTTCTGGCGGACGTGTTGGATGGTGCCGGCCAGCTTCGTGATGCACGAGTACACCAGGTCGGTCCCCACGGCCAAGGCGGGGTGCATGTGAAAGAGGAAAATCATCATGGGAGTCATCACCGAGCCGCCGCCCATGCCGGTCAACCCGATCAGCAGACCGACGACCCATCCGCCCAGGGCCACCTTCCAATCCATCGGCCGGATCCCTCGCTCCTGTTCTCGGCTGTCGGCTCACCGGTGCAGGCCGCACTCGGCCTTGTCGAACCCGGACCAGCGCCCTGCCCGCAGATCCTCGCCTGGGCGCACGGGGCGCGTGCAGTGGACACAGCCGATGCTCGGATATCCCTGGTCGTGCAGGGCATTGTAAGGAACATCGTGTTGATGGATGTACGCCCAAACCTGGTCCCAAGTCCAGAATGCCAGTGGATTGACCTTGATGAGGCCAAACTTCTGATCCACCTCGAACACCTGAGTGTTGGCGCGGGTCGGTGCCTGGTCCCGCCGAATCCCCGTGATCCATCCATCCAACCCCGCCAACACTGTGGTCAGCGGTTTTACCTTTCGCAAGTTGCAGCAAAGATTCGGATCCCGCGCCCACAGGGCGTCGCCGTACTGGTCCGACTGCTCAGCCACCGTCAATGAAGGGCGAATCTTTCGGAGATTCTGGATTCCGTAGCGAGCCTTGGCCTGTTCGACCAGAGCATAGGTCTCGGGGAACAACAGGTCGGTGTCTAAATAGAACACCTCGGCTTGCGGATTCAACTTCATCAGCATGTCGAGCAGCACCATGTCCTCCGCGCCGAAGCTGCACGCGAGGGCAATACGAGGTATCCGTTCCAGCGCGGTGCGCAGGATGTCCTCGGGACTTCGATGCTGCCACTGGGCGGCCAACACCTCAATCTCCATCGGCTCCAAGGCCAAGTTCGCCACGATCACACCCCATTATTCCGATCAAATTGATATGTTCTATGTTATTGGTTCAGATTGTACTGTCCACGGCCATTGTCGTCAACGTTAAAAATTGTTGCAGTCGGTGAATGCGTGGAGATGAAACACCCCCGTCCCCTTATCCGCTGCGGGCGATGGTGAGCTTTCTCCCTCTTGACGCCAGTCTCCGCCCCGCCCTACAATGCGATCGTGACCACATGGTCACAACCATGACGACACGGTTTGGAAAGGGGTGTCCGCTTGCCGTCCCGGCAATTCTTGAATCTTCCTGCGGAAAAACAAGAGGAAATTCTGCGCGCCAGTTTGCGTGAGTTTGCCCAGCACGGGTATAACGGGGCGTCGACCAACCGGATCGTCGAGGACGCCCGTATCTCCAAAGGGGTGCTGTTCAAGTACTTCGAGGACAAGGAATCGCTGTTCATGTATGTGGTCGATCGCGCGCTCCAAACGTACACCGACGCCTTCCCCACGCGGGACGTGCTCTCGTACGACAGCCCGTTCGAGTGGATGAAGGACGTCACGCTCCGCAAGCTCCGCTTCAGCAAGGAGCGCCCGCTGACCTACCAATTGTTAATGCGGATTGCCAAAGAGCCCGCCCATCCGGTGTACGCAAAGGCGATGGGAAGAATCGCGCGGGCGTCGGAACAGTACCTCGCCCAGGTCGCGGCATGGCTTCCCAACGACGGCCTGCGCGACGGACTGACGTGGAAGCATGTGTTTGCGCTCGTCAACTGGATCACACAAGGGATGGTGGATCAATACGTCGCCCGCCTGCCAGAGGTCGTCGACGAGGACTTCGAGTCGGCGTTCGAGCTCGTTCACGCCGATCTCGATCTCTATTTGGACATCATCCGGCGCGGTGTGTACAAGGAGGAAGGACCATGATTCACCTGTATCAGGTGAGCAAGCGTTTCGCGAACGGCCGCGGGATCGCAGACCTGACCCTGGAGGTCCGGCGGGGCGAGATCCTCGGGTACCTCGGCCCCAACGGGGCCGGAAAGTCCACCACCCTGCGCGTCCTCATGGGGTTTCTCAAGCCGGATGCCGGCCGCGCCACCATCGCCGGGCTGGACTGCTGGAGAGAGGCCCCGCGCATCCAGGCTCGGACCGGTTACCTCCCGGGCGAGATCAGCTTTCCGGAGGGCCTGAACGGCCTCGAGTTTCTGGAACTGGTGGCGGGTATGCGTCACCTTCGCGACACGGCGCGCCGGGACGAACTGATCCGTCGGTTCGAGTTCAACGCCCGTACCCCCATCCGCAAGATGTCCAAAGGCATGAAGCAAAAGCTCGCCATCGTCGCCGCCTTCATGCACGAGCCCGAGGTCCTGATCCTGGACGAACCGACCTCCGGCCTCGATCCGCTGATGCAGCAGCGCTTCCTAGAACTGCTGGAGGAAGAGCGGCAGCGGGGCGCCACCATCCTCATGTCCTCCCATCAGTTTCCTGAGGTGGAGCGCGTCTGCGATCGCGTCGGCATCCTCAAAGACGGACGCCTGATGGCCCTGGAAGACGTGCAGGACCTGCGCGCGGCACAGCGACGGGTGTTCACCGTGGTATTCAACGACCCGCGGGATCGAAGCCATTTGGAACGCGCGGGCTTTCGTGTCGTGCAGGCCCGCGGCGACGAGGTCGACGTGGAGGTGCGCGGCGACTATAACGCCTTTCTGCGAACGCTTGCCCAATGCGACGTCGCCAGCCTGTCCACCCGGGAACTGGATTTGGAAGAGGTCTTCATGCACTATTACGCGGATACCCGAACGGAGGTGCGTCCATGAGCGCCACCTTGTATCGAACCTCCATCAAGATGCACGCCCAGACACTGCTCAGCTTCGCTCTGGGGACCGCCGCGTACCTGTGGCTGTTCATCTGGGCGTATCCCTTTCTGGCCAAATCGTCTACACTGAACAATCTGCTCAAGGACCTGCCGCAGGGGTTGCTCCAGATGATCGGTTACCAGGCGGGCGTGTTGCAGATGAACGACTATCTTGCAGGCGAATTTTACACACTGGTGTACATCGTCATCCTGTCCATCTACGTGGTGACCACCTCCACCCGGCTCATGGCGCATCCGATCGATCGCGGTTGGATGTCCTGCCTCCTGTCCACGCCTGTGTCCAGGGTTCAGGTCACTCTCACCCAGGCCGCCGTCCTCGTCTCGGGCATCGTCCTCGTCGCGGCCCTGACGACGGTCGCCGGCATCCTCGGCGTGCACTGGCTCGCGCCCAACGCCCCCTTCGACGTGCGGCGGTTCGTGGAGATGAATGTCGTCGCCGCCCTGTTGTTCCTCACCGTGGGAGGCTATGGTTTCGCGCTCTCGTGCGTGTGCCCGGACGAGCGCACCACCGCGGGCTCCTCCGCCGCCCTCACCGTGGTATTTTTCGCGACGAAGACAGTCAGCGCGCTGGATGACCACGTGTCGTGGCTGAAGTACCTGTCCTTGTTCACCGCCTTTGATCCGCAGCGCATCACCCACGGCCAAGCCCACCTGGCCGTCGTCTGCCCCGCACTCGTCGTCGCTTCGGCACTGCTGTTCGCGTTCGGCGTGCTCGCGTTCAAACGGCGGCAGATGGCGTTGTGAGGCTGAATGGATGGGCGGTAAGGACGAGGGAGCGGGCGGAGGGATGGGATCCAGTCCGATCCTGGCTTCATATACCGTTGGTGCTCATGGCAGCCGATACTTCCCGTACGTACGTCATATCTCCCGTGCGGCAGAGCTGGATCCACGCTTCTACGCAAGCGGGATCGAACTGCGAACCCGCTCCATCGGCAATCACCTGTAGGGCGCGTTCGTGCGGCCACGGAGCGCGGTAGGCGCGCGTCGACGTCAAGGCGTCGTATACGTCGGCCACCGCCAAAATCCTGGCCAACAGGGGGATGTCCGTCCCACGCAGGCCATCCGGGTACCCGGTGCCGTCCCATCGTTCGTGGTGATGGCGGATCACGGCCAGTTCCTCCGTCATGAAGCCGATGTACCGGCACATGTCGTAGCCGGTGACGGGGTGTTGTTCAATGACGGCGCGCTCCTCCCGGGTCAACGGGCCAGGCTTGTTCAGGATGGCGTCAGGGACCTCGAGTTTGCCGACGTCGTGCATAACGCCCCCGCGCAGGAGCGCCCGCAGCCCTTCCCTGGGGACCCCCATGGTCCTCGCCAATTGCAACGCGAACAGCGCGACCCGGACGTTGTGCCCGGCGGTATACGGATCTTTGCGCTCTGTCGCAAGGATGAGGTTGTACACACTTTCGGAGATGCCGACGCGGAGAAGGTCCAACGTCTGTGTGTGAAGAATCTCCTGGAATGTGCCCTTGACCGTGGTGTTCGATTTGTATTGAACCACGATCCCGTACAACATGGTGACCATCGCCGCGATCAAGACCAGGTGATACAACCACCAAGCCAGCGTCCACATCATGGTCGTCACCATGACGAACTCCGTGATCGCCAACAGGGCGTCACCGACGATGACCGCCGCGTGAACCGGGAAACGGGCCATCTTGAACTGGCGAAAGTACCTGATCATCGCCCACACGTAAAGGGCAATGGTGACCATTGCAACGATACGATGCGTAAGAACGCTGTCCAATGGGATGAAATCGGCGAGGGAAGGATCGACGAGCAGGACCACATGCACCGCTGCCATGACACCGAGCGCGATCGCGACAAATACCCGCCTGCGTTTGGTGAGGCGCCGGATCAACGGGTGATCCGAAGGAAGACTTGACAGACACATCCAAACGGCGCAGACCGTCAGCCCCAACTGTGAGGCGACGATGGGGACTTTGTTTACTCTGGAGATGATGAACCCGGGCGTGGAGAGACCATGGATTAGAAACGAGTTGGCCAAGGACTGGAGGGCCACAAACACCATCATCACGTTCACATCGCGTGCACGAACGCCTGCCCACCCGATGATGGAAGATGCCACGACGGCGGCGATGAAGGCCGCGGACACGACATAAAAATGAAACCCCGGCGCCGGCCGCATCCACGCTCGGAAGGGTGAGGTTTGCAGGACGCCGTAGAGCACCAGGGGAATGGCGATCGATATGAAGAGCCACTTGAGCAGCGACGACGGGGTTCGGGGCATGGGCAGGGCAGACCTCCACACAACGCGTATGAATCGACCAGTTTCGCCATCACAGACACTTCGATGGGAGTGGAGGAAATTCCTTCTGTCGCTGCTAACAAGCTGTATGCGCGATCGATACCCTCACTCGCTCGCTGTGAGGGTGACTGAACACTACAGTCAACCCGGACAGCGGCGTGTGCCTGATCAACGGACCCCGCCAATCCTTCGACATGGAGGTGACAATAATAAAGGTCACTTAACCTCGCGCCCGCACTGCTCAAGGTGGTATACAATAGAAAAAGAGTGCGAATAGTACTACACTCGTTTCAGGTGTGGCTATGAAGATCTTTGTAGGCTTGACCGACAACAACTGGTACAACTATCTTTGCCGCCTTCAGCCCGACGAGGTAAACTTTTGGCAACCCACAGGCAGGCGAACCTTTCGTGCCATCGAAAGGAATGGCCTGTTCCTGTTCAAGCTTCACTCTCCTTTGGACTACATCGTTGGAGGCGGGTTCTTCGTGCGGCACTCCTTTTTGCCCGTCTCCTTGGCGTGGGAAGCCTTCGGTCAGAAGAATGGAACTCCCGATTTTGAAGATTTTATACACGCCATCCACAAGTACCGAAAGACGGACCGGTTCCGTGATCCGGATCCCGTCATTGGGTGTATCATTCTGGCGTCTCCATTCTTCTTCCCGCAACACCAATGGATCCCGGCTCCGGAAGACTGGAAACCGAACATCGTTCAAGGAAAGACGTATGACACCGAGCAACTCTTGGGTCGCCGACTCTACGAATCGGTAATAGAACGACTTCCCCGCTCAGAGTACGTACACGAACAATCGGAGTCACGCTACGGCAGCGAATATCTTGCTCGCCCAAGAATTGGACAGGGCAGCTTCCGAGTGTTGGTTACTGAGGCGTACCAACGACGCTGTGCGATCACAGGTGAGAAGACACTGCCCGTATTGGACGCGGCCCACATCAAACCATATGCGCAAGATGGCCCTCATCTGGTGAGCAACGGTTTACTCTTGAGAAAAGATCTTCACGTGCTTTTCGACCGAGGTTACCTGACCATCGACGAACACTATCGGATTGAGGTGAGTCGCCGACTCAAAGACGACTACGGTAATGGCCGGGATTATTACGCATTGCACGGCAAACCTCTGGCCATGCTCCCCGAGCGGCCGGAGGAGCGACCGGGACGGGATTATTTACGATGGCACAACGAACACGTATTTCTAGCCTAGCACCCGCGAGGCCGACCTAACCTTGCTGCGACGGGCCGTGTTCCTCCGCTCGCTCGACAGCATCAGCCCACTCGTGGAGCGTCATCCAGCGGCTTTCTTCGGATCGCGCCCGCAAAGGACCGCAACACGATCGCGGATGGGAGACTGGTCATGTGTCGTACCATTGCTTTCAGACCCGTGCATCTTTCCCGTGCTCAATGACCTCTTTCGCAAACTCCGCACACGAGCCGCAGATGGCCACACCAGGTCCCGGTGCCAACGGCCCCACCTCCTTGGCGTCGCGTCCACAGAAGGAGCACACACGTCGCGATCCTCCCGGCATCCGTCGCGATCCCTCCGCGGAAGCCTGCAGCTCCTCTGCCCGCTGCACGCCTGTGTACAGGTGTTCCACGACCTCTTCTTCCATGTATTCGAACCTCCCCTTCAGCTTCTGCGACACCAGATAGTAGGCCACGGACATCCCCTCATAGAATCGCCGTTTCAGCGGATCGTCCGATTGGGCAGCCGTCCGTTCGCAACTCTGGGACAGGTCATCCAGATCGTGAATCAGGTCTTCCACCTTTGCGCCCCGAAACAACTTTTTCCGAAATTCGGTCACCTTAGAGTCCCCCTTTGACGGTTTCTGCACGCATCATACCGCCAGGGGTACCTCTATGTAAACACATGTTTACAAATTGCAATCCCACGCTCATTCGTCTAGAATGCAGGCGACGGGCCGTACCATACGGAACGGAAACCACGAAAGAAACAAAGGAGCGGGTGAACGGTGGCAGTCACATTGACGCCCTATTTGGTCATGAACGGCAATGCCAGTGAAGCAATTGCATTTTATGAAAGGGCGCTGGACGCGAAAGTCCTCTTCAGGCAGACGTTCGGTGAAATGCCGGAAAACCCGGAATTCCCTTTGCCAGCGGAGGCAAAAAACCGCATCTCGCATGCGACCATCCAAGTCGGTGAGAGCGCTGTGATGCTGTCCGACACGTTTCCCGGTCAACCGTTCCAGTCGGGGAACCAGGTCACCATCTGTCTTTCGACCAATGACAAAGAACAGTCACAACGGTTCTTCGAAGCGTTGCAGCAAGGAGGCTCGGTGAGCATGCCTCTTCAAGAGACGTTTTTCAGTCCTGCATACGCCGTTTTGACAGACAAGTTCGGGGTCACATGGCAAATCTACACCGAAGGACAACATTAACGATTGCACGGCACCGCCGCAGCTCATCGAAATACTGGTAGTGGGTGGA includes the following:
- a CDS encoding HD-GYP domain-containing protein, encoding MPRTPSSLLKWLFISIAIPLVLYGVLQTSPFRAWMRPAPGFHFYVVSAAFIAAVVASSIIGWAGVRARDVNVMMVFVALQSLANSFLIHGLSTPGFIISRVNKVPIVASQLGLTVCAVWMCLSSLPSDHPLIRRLTKRRRVFVAIALGVMAAVHVVLLVDPSLADFIPLDSVLTHRIVAMVTIALYVWAMIRYFRQFKMARFPVHAAVIVGDALLAITEFVMVTTMMWTLAWWLYHLVLIAAMVTMLYGIVVQYKSNTTVKGTFQEILHTQTLDLLRVGISESVYNLILATERKDPYTAGHNVRVALFALQLARTMGVPREGLRALLRGGVMHDVGKLEVPDAILNKPGPLTREERAVIEQHPVTGYDMCRYIGFMTEELAVIRHHHERWDGTGYPDGLRGTDIPLLARILAVADVYDALTSTRAYRAPWPHERALQVIADGAGSQFDPACVEAWIQLCRTGDMTYVREVSAAMSTNGI
- a CDS encoding sulfite exporter TauE/SafE family protein, with the translated sequence MDWKVALGGWVVGLLIGLTGMGGGSVMTPMMIFLFHMHPALAVGTDLVYSCITKLAGTIQHVRQKTVDFRILGWMSLGSIPGALMGSLVVRYLEHQVAIDAADRVIGQMLGGMYILIVLAMAWRWWRKRRGTAPIAPGRVPRVALSVLGLAAGFLVGLTSVGSGALFVSVLAMISSLSASRLVGTDIAAGVLVTGVAGLAHLAFGNVDLRMVVSLLVGSVPGILMGSRLIVRVPEPVVRVGLMTLLSWSSYNLLK
- a CDS encoding ClpX C4-type zinc finger protein; the encoded protein is MTEFRKKLFRGAKVEDLIHDLDDLSQSCERTAAQSDDPLKRRFYEGMSVAYYLVSQKLKGRFEYMEEEVVEHLYTGVQRAEELQASAEGSRRMPGGSRRVCSFCGRDAKEVGPLAPGPGVAICGSCAEFAKEVIEHGKDARV
- a CDS encoding VOC family protein, producing MAVTLTPYLVMNGNASEAIAFYERALDAKVLFRQTFGEMPENPEFPLPAEAKNRISHATIQVGESAVMLSDTFPGQPFQSGNQVTICLSTNDKEQSQRFFEALQQGGSVSMPLQETFFSPAYAVLTDKFGVTWQIYTEGQH
- a CDS encoding HNH endonuclease, giving the protein MKIFVGLTDNNWYNYLCRLQPDEVNFWQPTGRRTFRAIERNGLFLFKLHSPLDYIVGGGFFVRHSFLPVSLAWEAFGQKNGTPDFEDFIHAIHKYRKTDRFRDPDPVIGCIILASPFFFPQHQWIPAPEDWKPNIVQGKTYDTEQLLGRRLYESVIERLPRSEYVHEQSESRYGSEYLARPRIGQGSFRVLVTEAYQRRCAITGEKTLPVLDAAHIKPYAQDGPHLVSNGLLLRKDLHVLFDRGYLTIDEHYRIEVSRRLKDDYGNGRDYYALHGKPLAMLPERPEERPGRDYLRWHNEHVFLA
- a CDS encoding ABC transporter ATP-binding protein, with translation MIHLYQVSKRFANGRGIADLTLEVRRGEILGYLGPNGAGKSTTLRVLMGFLKPDAGRATIAGLDCWREAPRIQARTGYLPGEISFPEGLNGLEFLELVAGMRHLRDTARRDELIRRFEFNARTPIRKMSKGMKQKLAIVAAFMHEPEVLILDEPTSGLDPLMQQRFLELLEEERQRGATILMSSHQFPEVERVCDRVGILKDGRLMALEDVQDLRAAQRRVFTVVFNDPRDRSHLERAGFRVVQARGDEVDVEVRGDYNAFLRTLAQCDVASLSTRELDLEEVFMHYYADTRTEVRP
- the sat gene encoding sulfate adenylyltransferase, yielding MTDTIPAHGGALVNRMLTGEARREALEESRELRRIPLTDWSLSDLELIGIGAFSPLTGFMRREDYDAVLESMHLSNGLVWPIPITLPVDPALARRLRPGERVALVGQEDDVVYGILEVTQIYPYEKRREAELVYRTTDEAHPGVRKLYQRPEMYAAGPVWVLNRRQPEAFSAFCLDPRETRQAFQQRGWRTVVGFQTRNPVHRAHEYIQKCALEVVDGLFLHPLVGETKADDIPADVRMRSYQVLLDGYYPKDRVLLAVYPAAMRYAGPREAVMHALVRKNYGCTHFIVGRDHAGVGHYYGTYDAQKIFSHFRPEEIGITPMFFENSFYCEMCDGMASEKTCPHDQAYRYILSGTKVREILRRGERPSPKFTRPEVADVLIAGLTEGVGVRGD
- a CDS encoding phosphoadenylyl-sulfate reductase, which translates into the protein MEIEVLAAQWQHRSPEDILRTALERIPRIALACSFGAEDMVLLDMLMKLNPQAEVFYLDTDLLFPETYALVEQAKARYGIQNLRKIRPSLTVAEQSDQYGDALWARDPNLCCNLRKVKPLTTVLAGLDGWITGIRRDQAPTRANTQVFEVDQKFGLIKVNPLAFWTWDQVWAYIHQHDVPYNALHDQGYPSIGCVHCTRPVRPGEDLRAGRWSGFDKAECGLHR
- a CDS encoding ABC transporter permease subunit is translated as MSATLYRTSIKMHAQTLLSFALGTAAYLWLFIWAYPFLAKSSTLNNLLKDLPQGLLQMIGYQAGVLQMNDYLAGEFYTLVYIVILSIYVVTTSTRLMAHPIDRGWMSCLLSTPVSRVQVTLTQAAVLVSGIVLVAALTTVAGILGVHWLAPNAPFDVRRFVEMNVVAALLFLTVGGYGFALSCVCPDERTTAGSSAALTVVFFATKTVSALDDHVSWLKYLSLFTAFDPQRITHGQAHLAVVCPALVVASALLFAFGVLAFKRRQMAL
- a CDS encoding TetR/AcrR family transcriptional regulator; amino-acid sequence: MPSRQFLNLPAEKQEEILRASLREFAQHGYNGASTNRIVEDARISKGVLFKYFEDKESLFMYVVDRALQTYTDAFPTRDVLSYDSPFEWMKDVTLRKLRFSKERPLTYQLLMRIAKEPAHPVYAKAMGRIARASEQYLAQVAAWLPNDGLRDGLTWKHVFALVNWITQGMVDQYVARLPEVVDEDFESAFELVHADLDLYLDIIRRGVYKEEGP